A single window of Nocardioides kongjuensis DNA harbors:
- a CDS encoding fumarylacetoacetate hydrolase family protein — protein MSDIAELADRLDRARTGRAPIVQLTAGTEVDLESAYLVQREGIALRVGRGERVVGVKLGFTSKAKAEQMGVSDVILGVMTAQTQTEDGGEIDRSRFIHPRVEPEIALLLGADLDPAAPADEQLAAVAQVAPALEIIDSRYRDFRFSLADVVADNTSAAGFVVGEWRDLATVLSDLDLADLEVTLEIDGEVAETGSTGDILGDPLRAVAAVARLASQHGVPAPAGSIILAGAATAAAPLPDRAGAQVVATVAGLGSVSCTIGGAR, from the coding sequence GTGAGCGACATCGCCGAGCTGGCCGATCGGCTCGACCGGGCCCGGACCGGGCGTGCGCCCATCGTCCAGCTGACCGCCGGCACCGAGGTCGACCTGGAGTCCGCGTACCTCGTCCAGCGCGAGGGCATCGCCCTCCGGGTCGGGCGCGGGGAGCGGGTCGTCGGAGTCAAGCTGGGCTTCACCAGCAAGGCCAAGGCCGAGCAGATGGGCGTCTCCGACGTCATCCTCGGCGTGATGACCGCGCAGACGCAGACCGAGGACGGCGGCGAGATCGACCGGAGCCGCTTCATCCACCCGCGGGTCGAGCCGGAGATCGCGCTGCTCCTCGGTGCCGACCTCGATCCGGCGGCGCCGGCGGACGAGCAGCTCGCGGCCGTCGCACAGGTCGCACCGGCGCTCGAGATCATCGACAGCCGCTACCGCGACTTCCGGTTCTCGCTCGCCGACGTCGTCGCCGACAACACCTCCGCCGCCGGATTCGTGGTCGGGGAGTGGCGCGACCTCGCGACGGTCCTCTCCGACCTCGATCTCGCCGACCTCGAGGTGACCCTCGAGATCGACGGCGAGGTCGCCGAGACCGGCTCCACGGGCGACATCCTCGGCGACCCGCTGCGTGCCGTCGCCGCGGTCGCCCGACTGGCGTCGCAGCACGGCGTCCCGGCGCCGGCCGGATCGATCATCCTCGCCGGAGCCGCCACGGCCGCTGCCCCCCTGCCCGACCGGGCGGGGGCGCAGGTCGTGGCCACCGTGGCCGGGCTCGGCAGCGTGTCCTGCACGATCGGGGGCGCACGATGA
- a CDS encoding 2-keto-4-pentenoate hydratase produces the protein MNDDDITDAAWRLVDAARWGEPCEPVRDLIDTDDLAAAYRVQALVSRYREENGHRVVGHKVGLSSAPRLHLVGDSTSGIGTLFDDMAYGDREPISLDSLLQPRVGVGVAFVLGRDLDLERPTVADVIRATDFVLPAIEIVDSRIFGWDVTPAEAVADNASSGAFVLGSIPRPLAGVDLVGATTVLTEVGRDGDLAGAIAGNPIVAVTSLARALAARGVALRAGDVVLSGAVGQAVPVIGPGAFHARIAGLGELTATFVEREAA, from the coding sequence GTGAACGACGACGACATCACCGACGCCGCCTGGCGGCTGGTCGACGCCGCACGCTGGGGCGAGCCGTGCGAGCCCGTGCGCGACCTGATCGACACCGACGACCTCGCGGCGGCCTACCGGGTCCAGGCGCTGGTCAGCCGGTACCGGGAGGAGAACGGACACCGGGTCGTCGGACACAAGGTCGGCCTGTCCTCGGCCCCGAGGCTTCACCTGGTCGGAGACAGCACGTCCGGCATCGGCACCCTCTTCGACGACATGGCGTACGGCGACCGCGAGCCGATCTCGCTCGACAGCCTGCTCCAGCCGAGGGTCGGCGTCGGGGTCGCGTTCGTGCTCGGGCGGGACCTCGACCTGGAGCGCCCGACCGTCGCCGACGTGATCCGGGCGACCGACTTCGTGCTGCCGGCGATCGAGATCGTCGACTCGCGGATCTTCGGCTGGGACGTCACGCCGGCCGAGGCCGTCGCCGACAACGCCTCGAGCGGGGCGTTCGTCCTCGGCAGCATCCCGCGCCCGCTGGCCGGTGTCGACCTGGTCGGCGCGACCACCGTGCTCACCGAGGTCGGCCGCGACGGCGACCTCGCCGGTGCGATCGCCGGCAACCCGATCGTCGCCGTCACCTCCCTCGCGCGTGCGCTCGCGGCGAGGGGTGTTGCGCTGCGAGCCGGTGACGTGGTCCTCTCCGGAGCGGTCGGACAGGCTGTCCCCGTCATCGGCCCGGGAGCCTTCCACGCGCGGATCGCCGGTCTCGGTGAGCTCACCGCGACCTTCGTGGAGCGGGAGGCGGCATGA
- a CDS encoding RidA family protein, with the protein MSEAHLVAGKATPRGRFPHVKVAGGFAYVSGTSSRRPDNTFDGVEVDDLGVTNLDIRVQTRAVIENIRDILAAVGAGLEDLVQVTTYLVNMNDFGGYNETYAEFFDHDGPTRTTVAVHQLPHPHLLIEIQAVACLPGTADRKDDA; encoded by the coding sequence ATGAGCGAGGCGCACCTGGTGGCCGGGAAGGCGACGCCTCGGGGGCGCTTCCCGCACGTGAAGGTCGCAGGCGGCTTCGCCTACGTGTCCGGGACGAGCAGCCGGCGACCGGACAACACCTTCGACGGCGTCGAGGTCGACGACCTCGGTGTCACGAACCTCGACATCCGGGTGCAGACCCGGGCCGTGATCGAGAACATCCGCGACATCCTCGCCGCCGTCGGAGCCGGCCTCGAGGACCTGGTCCAGGTCACGACGTACCTGGTCAACATGAACGACTTCGGCGGCTACAACGAGACCTACGCCGAGTTCTTCGACCACGACGGTCCGACCCGTACGACGGTCGCGGTCCACCAGCTCCCGCACCCGCACCTGCTCATCGAGATCCAGGCGGTCGCCTGCTTGCCCGGCACCGCGGACCGGAAGGACGACGCATGA